The genomic interval GCAGATGACGTCGATAAACTTCATAGTCTCTATTTAGAAGCTATGGAATATGATTCAAAAATGCTAGCTTATTGTGCTAAAAGTCGGTATGAAACACTGACACAAATGGAAGCTGACGATGTGGTTGAATATCTCTATGACGTTGGAGAATGGGGCTATTTTGAACTTTCAATTTTTTATCTGACTTTGGATAGTTTCAGTGAACGAGAAATTATGTATTTGATGAAAGAACTATGGGGGAAGAGTAAACACTTATATGGTGTTTTTAAATATCGCAGAAGAGTTCTTCAATCTTCGTATCGAGCGGTCGTTTTGCTTTCCTCAAAAGGAGCTCGTGACTCAGCTAGAAGTATCTTGCAAAAAAGTTACCCTAAAGATTATTTCTACGACCTCTATGTTGAAAATCTAAGAAATCTGGCACATGGTTTTTATAGCTATTGTTTCAAAGACAAGATAAGCGGTGAAAAGCAAATCAAAAATGCCATTGAAATTTTTGGGCAAGTTGGATATGAAGATTTAGCAGATTATTATCAAAAACGATATCAAAAGCTTTTAGGAAAATTATTAACATAAAAAAGTCTCCAGATTACTTCGTTGCATTTTTGCAATGATTTAAAAAGGAGACTTTTTTTCTGCTAGAATAAAATTAAAGATAAAAGAAAGCGCGCTTGATTATCAAGAAAAAATAAAAAAGGAGGAAATATGTTAAAAAAAGAAAGAGAAATGAGAGAGAAAATTTTGAATCGAATTGAGAAATTGCTACAGGCAGGTTCAAAATTAAACGAAGCAGAAAAGAAAATACTGATGGACTATTATGAACAGATTGAAAAATCTAAAAATATGGAATTTGAACTCGTTCATCTTAGAAATGCCTTGCTTCCTTTGGTGATTTCTTCTCAACATTCTTTAAATGTCTTAAAATTTTACAAGGAACTTCGTTCAGAGCGAAAGGTGACTTGGGGCGAGGGAAGTTCTTTACTGACTGGGATAGCTCAATTTCCAGAAAAAAATGAAAGGAAACACTTATGAAAACAAAACAAATTTATGTAAGTCTTATGACTTCAGCAATCTTGCTATCAGCAGTTACTCCAATAATAGTTAATGCTGATGTCATTAGTTCTAACGGGACAACAGAGCAAGTTTCTAATAGACAAGCTTCAAACACTGATGTACAAGGACAATTTGAACCCTATGTTTCTGTTGAGGATAACCAGTATGTTTTAAATATTCCGGAAAATATTCAGGTTAGCCAAACTGAGATTGAACAAGTAAAACAACAAATTAATGCTGTAAATCAGCAAGTTGAAACGAATAAATTAATTATAAATCCTATCACTAAAGAAATTGTGAATCGTGCCTCTACCCTGAAATCATCGGGATACACCTATGGGAATTTTTGGTGGGGAACTTGCTACTACTTCAGAAGTAATGCAGCAGTTTATCAAATGGACCATGATTTAGATAATTGGGCTATCGGTTCAGGTCTTGTTGGTATATTTGCCCCACCAATTGCTGCTCTGGGTGGTGCTTATTATTTGAAGGTTAAAAGTGATTTAGATTATATGAATAGTATCCACCAAAAGGATTATCTTAATATGGAGGTAAACTGGGTGGGAGTCTATTCAATTTATGTTCCGTAAGGAGGTAGAGTGATGTTTTTAGTTTTATGGCTGGCGATTATCGTCATCTCATTTCTTTTACAAATCTATGTTTGGCCACGAATTCCAAAATCAATTTTTAAGTATAGAGGTTTAGTCTTATCTATTTCTCTCATTATTCTTATTTTTGTTGTAAGAATACCACTAGAAATTACTGCATTGACACTTCCATTTTATTTGATGATGTTTTTCGGGCTCTTTCTTTTTTGGAAAGATAGAAAACTTTAAGTAAATCTGTAGTTAAAAAATTAAAGGTACTCGATTGAGTGCCTTTTTGAGTAAATTTATACAGGTGATGTGTATATTATTAAAAGTACAAAACATAAGGAATCTATTTTATGGTATAATAATCTTGCTTAAAAATTTATTAAAATAAGCGTTAGTAGGGAAGTAGTAATGAAATTAAAAGATATAGAGAAATCAACAAATAAAAATCTTTATCTGCTTTTTCTAAGTGTACTCGTGGGCTTGACTGCGGGTTTTTTGGCCAGTCTTTATCGGTTGGCACTGGAAAAAGCTGAAACTTGGGGCTTGAGTATTTATCGCTTTGTTAGCTCACACATTATTTTTATTCCCCTCCTTATTTTGGGTTTGGCTTTCTTAGCCTTTGTGGTTACTTTCTTTATGAAGAAATATCCGATGAGTTCAGGTTCTGGGATACCACAAGTTAAAGGGCAATTACAGGGTTATTTTAAAAATAATTGGTTCACGACTGCTTTTGCTAAATTTATCGCTGGGACTTTAGCAATGTTTGCAGGTCTATCACTGGGGCGTGAGGGTCCCTCAGTTCAACTTGGGGCTTCAATGGGTCAGATGGTTTCTAGCCGGTTGGCTGAAACTGAACGTCATAAAAGAATTCTAATTGCTTCTGGAGCATCTGCTGGTTTATCTGCTGCTTTCAATGCACCTTTGTCAGGTGTCATGTTTACTTTGGAAGAAGTATTTAAATACTTTTCTCCATTGATTTTATTAACTTGTATGACCTCAGCAATGGTTGCTGATATGGTTGCACGAATAATGTTTGGGAGTGGTCCAGTTTTTCATTTCCAAATTGTTGGTTCAATTGAACTCTCAAATTATTGGCTACTTATTATTTTAGGAATTATTTTAGGACTTTTCGGTGCTTTTTATAACTGGACACTCCTCACAAGTCAAAATTTGATGAAGAAAATAAAGAGTCCATTTCTTCGTGTTTTACTTACTTTTTTAGTGGTTGGGGCAACTGGTTTATTGTTTCCTAATATAATTGGGAGTGGCCATCGTTTAATGGATTCCTTTAGTTTAGAAATGGGATTAGCCTTTCTATGTTTGATTCTCATTGGGAAATATCTGATTTCAATGGTATCTTATTCTTCGGGTGTGCCAGGAGGAATTTTCTTTCCCCTGTTAGTTTTGGGTGCTAGTCTTGGAGCTGTTTTTGCGACAATTGTTATTTCACTTTTTCATCTTCCAAGCCATTTATTTGCCAATCTAGTAATTTTAGCGATGGCTGGGACTTTTACAGCAATTGTTCGAGCACCGATGACTGGAATCCTTCTTTTGGTGGAAATGACTGGTTCATTTGACCATTTACTTCCTCTGGCTCTTGTCTCTTTAATTGCTTATGTCGTTGCTGATTTATTACAATCTGAGCCAATTTATGATTCCTTATTAGACAACATGTTGAAAGAAAAAGAAATTGATGTTGATGATTCGGATAAGCAGATGATGTTTGAAACAATTGTTCAATTTGATTCAGTTGCGGATCGTAAGAAGTTGTCAGAGATACATTTACCAGAAGGATGTTTGCTGGTTTCGGTTCATCGTTCAGGTAAGGATATCATTCCACACGGGAATACTGAATTACAAGCAGGAGATTATTTGACCTTTTTGATTAGACGAGAAGATGAAGTGATTGCTAGAGAACAACTTCGTCAGGTTTTAAATGAAAAATAAAAAAGTGATATTCTATCACTTTTTTTATTTGCTTAAATATTGCCAAAGGATTGATAAAAACAGACTCACAGCATAAGCGCTGTTAAATAGAACCATATTTCTCAGTGAATAAACAAAGCTGCGAGGACTTGGAACTTGACTAGCATGAGATTTTAGATTCTTTCTGATAATTGGAAAAGTGAGTAAACTAAGTAAAGTTGGCCATTCAAATATTCTAAAGATAAATCCAATAATAATAGCTAAATAGGAAGAATACATCAAAAGTTGAAAAAGTTTGATTCCGTTTGGACGACCGATATAATAAACTAATGTGTAACGATGATTTTTTATATCGCTATCTAAATCACGTAAATTATTGGCC from Lactococcus lactis carries:
- a CDS encoding ClC family H(+)/Cl(-) exchange transporter; its protein translation is MKLKDIEKSTNKNLYLLFLSVLVGLTAGFLASLYRLALEKAETWGLSIYRFVSSHIIFIPLLILGLAFLAFVVTFFMKKYPMSSGSGIPQVKGQLQGYFKNNWFTTAFAKFIAGTLAMFAGLSLGREGPSVQLGASMGQMVSSRLAETERHKRILIASGASAGLSAAFNAPLSGVMFTLEEVFKYFSPLILLTCMTSAMVADMVARIMFGSGPVFHFQIVGSIELSNYWLLIILGIILGLFGAFYNWTLLTSQNLMKKIKSPFLRVLLTFLVVGATGLLFPNIIGSGHRLMDSFSLEMGLAFLCLILIGKYLISMVSYSSGVPGGIFFPLLVLGASLGAVFATIVISLFHLPSHLFANLVILAMAGTFTAIVRAPMTGILLLVEMTGSFDHLLPLALVSLIAYVVADLLQSEPIYDSLLDNMLKEKEIDVDDSDKQMMFETIVQFDSVADRKKLSEIHLPEGCLLVSVHRSGKDIIPHGNTELQAGDYLTFLIRREDEVIAREQLRQVLNEK
- a CDS encoding XRE/MutR family transcriptional regulator, whose product is MPYKRYGEIFKKLREQKNFSLSHFSEIGISKASLSRFELGQTMISFERLDSALQEMNVTLAEYEHFINNFSMDYKEEFLEDIILADIADDVDKLHSLYLEAMEYDSKMLAYCAKSRYETLTQMEADDVVEYLYDVGEWGYFELSIFYLTLDSFSEREIMYLMKELWGKSKHLYGVFKYRRRVLQSSYRAVVLLSSKGARDSARSILQKSYPKDYFYDLYVENLRNLAHGFYSYCFKDKISGEKQIKNAIEIFGQVGYEDLADYYQKRYQKLLGKLLT
- a CDS encoding bacteriocin immunity protein translates to MLKKEREMREKILNRIEKLLQAGSKLNEAEKKILMDYYEQIEKSKNMEFELVHLRNALLPLVISSQHSLNVLKFYKELRSERKVTWGEGSSLLTGIAQFPEKNERKHL